In Agromyces archimandritae, one genomic interval encodes:
- the mftF gene encoding mycofactocin biosynthesis glycosyltransferase MftF (Members of this protein family, MftF, are glycosyltransferases, members of PF00535 (glycosyl transferase family 2). The encoding gene is found as part of the mycofactocin cassette, in Mycobacterium tuberculosis, many other Actinobacteria, and occasional members of other lineages. Mycofactocin itself, a putative redox carrier, is a heavily modified derivative of the C-terminal Val-Tyr dipeptide of the mycofactocin precursor MftA (TIGR03969).), giving the protein MSGGAGPARQAGPPAGLDPHPEASGAEAPRSPAPGAAPTARPGLPDGFVVRLNRHTRRTESGRVLIGGWPTRVSRLKPLAAALLRGRRLRVRDAASRALAEHLLEAGMADPVAAELPAADLAALTVIVPVYERPAQLARLLGSLTAEIPGERVIVVDDASPGAAAIARVVRAAGARLLRQPENRGPAAARNAGLAAASTPFVAFVDSDVVMEPGALETMLRHFADPAVAMVAPRVLGLAAERPNWITRYENARSSLDLGRESAAVRPRTPLSWVSSTCLVVRVDRLAAGPAGFDEAMRVGEDVDLVWRLVDAGHRVRFEPAAVVRHEHRTTLRSWLGRKAFYGSGAAALAARHPDDIAPAILTPWSAAVLVALLAQRRWSVPVAAGIAAVTTWRIAKRLPPLEHRVAVATRLTVTGFVAAIGQGFALLLRHWWPLAALGCLVSRRMRRAVVIAALADTAWEHSRTRAELDPVRFGIARRLDDLAYGAGVWWSAIRARSPRALLPSITWRRR; this is encoded by the coding sequence ATGAGCGGGGGAGCCGGCCCGGCCCGGCAGGCCGGGCCGCCGGCCGGCCTCGATCCGCACCCCGAGGCATCCGGCGCGGAGGCGCCCCGCAGCCCCGCGCCCGGCGCCGCCCCGACCGCCCGCCCGGGCCTGCCCGACGGTTTCGTCGTGCGTCTGAACCGCCACACCCGCCGCACCGAAAGCGGGCGGGTGCTGATCGGCGGCTGGCCGACCCGCGTCTCCCGGCTGAAGCCGCTCGCCGCGGCGCTGCTCCGAGGCCGCCGGCTCCGGGTGCGGGACGCCGCGAGCCGCGCCCTGGCCGAACACCTCCTCGAGGCCGGCATGGCCGATCCGGTCGCCGCCGAACTGCCGGCGGCCGATCTCGCCGCCCTCACGGTCATCGTCCCCGTCTACGAGCGGCCCGCCCAGCTCGCGCGCCTCCTCGGAAGCCTGACCGCCGAGATCCCCGGGGAGCGCGTCATCGTCGTCGACGACGCCTCCCCGGGCGCCGCGGCGATCGCCCGTGTCGTGCGGGCGGCCGGCGCCCGCCTCCTCCGGCAGCCCGAGAACCGCGGCCCGGCGGCCGCCCGCAATGCGGGGCTCGCCGCCGCATCCACCCCCTTCGTCGCCTTCGTCGACTCCGACGTCGTCATGGAGCCGGGCGCCCTCGAGACGATGCTCCGGCACTTCGCCGACCCGGCCGTCGCGATGGTCGCCCCGCGCGTGCTCGGCCTCGCCGCCGAGCGCCCGAACTGGATCACCCGCTACGAGAACGCCCGATCCTCGCTCGACCTCGGGCGCGAGTCGGCGGCCGTGCGCCCGCGCACCCCGCTCAGTTGGGTGTCGAGCACCTGCCTCGTCGTGCGGGTCGATCGGCTCGCGGCCGGCCCGGCCGGCTTCGATGAGGCGATGCGCGTCGGCGAGGACGTGGATCTCGTCTGGCGGCTCGTGGATGCCGGGCACCGGGTGCGCTTCGAGCCCGCCGCGGTCGTCCGCCACGAGCATCGCACGACGCTCCGCAGCTGGCTCGGCCGCAAGGCTTTCTACGGCAGCGGCGCCGCCGCGCTCGCCGCGCGCCACCCCGACGACATCGCCCCGGCGATCCTCACCCCGTGGAGCGCGGCGGTGCTCGTCGCCCTGCTCGCGCAGCGCCGCTGGTCGGTGCCCGTCGCCGCGGGTATCGCCGCCGTCACCACGTGGCGGATCGCGAAACGCCTGCCGCCGCTCGAACACCGCGTCGCCGTCGCGACGCGCCTGACGGTGACCGGATTCGTCGCCGCGATCGGGCAGGGCTTCGCGCTGCTGCTCAGGCACTGGTGGCCGCTCGCCGCGCTCGGCTGCCTCGTATCGCGGCGGATGCGGCGCGCCGTCGTGATCGCCGCCCTCGCCGACACGGCCTGGGAGCACTCCCGCACCCGCGCCGAGCTCGACCCCGTGCGCTTCGGCATCGCCCGCCGTCTCGACGACCTCGCCTACGGCGCCGGCGTCTGGTGGAGCGCGATCCGCGCCCGCTCTCCGCGCGCCCTGCTGCCCTCGATCACCTGGCGCCGCCGCTGA
- the mftE gene encoding mycofactocin biosynthesis peptidyl-dipeptidase MftE, which translates to MKHDAPTAGDPPSGGRGVGVPGAGDSDSAGAPAPGALPRQDASGEPARLADRRWVNAGGATLLVPVGSFEQHGPHLPFDTDTVIAEALAEALAARLRGADAVTAPPIAFGASGEHAGFDGTVSIGTAVLEAVLIEIGRSVDWAARLVFVNGHGGNLAALAAAVPRLRFEGRAAVWLPADPGPAGAGDLHAGRDETSLMLHLDPSRVDAARLEPGAPGTARELLPALQRGGVRAVSPNGVLGDPRGASAAEGAALFAAMTEAALGRLERDRPRENGCLG; encoded by the coding sequence ATGAAGCACGACGCCCCGACCGCCGGTGATCCTCCCTCCGGCGGCCGGGGCGTCGGCGTGCCCGGCGCGGGCGATTCCGACAGCGCCGGCGCGCCCGCTCCCGGCGCTCTGCCGCGGCAGGATGCGTCGGGGGAGCCGGCCCGCCTCGCCGATCGCCGCTGGGTCAACGCCGGCGGCGCGACGTTGCTGGTGCCCGTCGGCTCCTTCGAGCAGCACGGCCCGCACCTGCCCTTCGACACCGACACGGTGATCGCCGAGGCGCTGGCCGAGGCGCTGGCCGCGCGGCTTCGGGGTGCGGATGCCGTGACGGCACCCCCGATCGCCTTCGGCGCGAGCGGCGAGCACGCCGGCTTCGACGGCACGGTCTCGATCGGCACCGCCGTGCTCGAGGCGGTGCTCATCGAGATCGGCCGCTCGGTCGACTGGGCCGCCCGCCTCGTCTTCGTCAACGGTCACGGCGGCAACCTCGCGGCGCTCGCCGCCGCCGTGCCGCGCCTCCGCTTCGAGGGCCGCGCCGCCGTGTGGCTGCCCGCCGACCCGGGCCCGGCCGGCGCCGGCGACCTGCACGCCGGCCGCGACGAGACCTCCCTCATGCTGCACCTCGACCCCTCGCGAGTGGATGCCGCGCGCCTCGAACCGGGTGCGCCCGGCACCGCCCGCGAACTCCTGCCCGCCCTGCAGCGGGGCGGCGTGCGCGCGGTGTCGCCGAACGGGGTGCTCGGCGACCCCCGCGGGGCGAGCGCCGCGGAGGGCGCCGCGCTTTTCGCCGCGATGACGGAGGCGGCCCTCGGCCGCCTCGAACGCGACCGCCCCCGCGAGAACGGGTGCCTCGGATGA
- a CDS encoding TetR/AcrR family transcriptional regulator: MSMSSPRRGRPGYDRQRVMAIAVAAFNEHGYDATSMGMLADRLGLSKSAIYHHFASKEEILGAALDAALSALEGVLEDPAPDAAGAPAPAGPAAVPVGAAAPGGTAGARAAGPLPARAVDRLERVLRHAVHVLVERLPEVTLLLRVRGNTRVERDAVARRRAFDRAVTELVQEAQSEGSLRSDISPRVTERLLFGMVNSIVEWYRPNGPEDAATLADDVATIALEGLRMPTSNRVEELLPRR, translated from the coding sequence ATGTCGATGAGCTCACCCCGTCGCGGCCGACCCGGCTACGACCGACAGCGCGTCATGGCCATCGCCGTGGCGGCGTTCAACGAGCACGGGTACGACGCGACCTCGATGGGCATGCTCGCCGACCGGCTGGGCCTGTCGAAGTCGGCGATCTACCACCACTTCGCGTCGAAGGAGGAGATCCTCGGCGCCGCGCTCGATGCGGCCCTCTCGGCCCTTGAGGGGGTGCTCGAAGATCCGGCTCCGGATGCCGCGGGCGCACCCGCCCCGGCCGGCCCGGCTGCCGTGCCCGTGGGCGCTGCGGCGCCCGGGGGCACGGCCGGCGCCCGCGCGGCCGGGCCGCTGCCCGCGCGCGCCGTCGACCGCCTCGAGCGGGTGCTCAGGCACGCCGTCCACGTGCTCGTCGAACGCCTGCCCGAGGTGACGCTGCTGCTCAGGGTGCGCGGCAACACCCGCGTCGAACGCGACGCCGTCGCCCGCCGGCGCGCCTTCGACCGCGCCGTCACCGAGCTCGTGCAGGAAGCCCAGTCCGAGGGTTCGCTCCGCAGCGACATCAGCCCCCGTGTCACCGAGAGGCTGCTGTTCGGCATGGTCAACTCGATCGTCGAGTGGTACCGGCCGAACGGCCCCGAAGACGCCGCGACCCTCGCCGACGACGTCGCGACGATCGCGCTCGAGGGCCTGCGGATGCCGACCTCGAACCGCGTCGAGGAGCTCCTCCCCCGGCGCTGA